The following proteins are encoded in a genomic region of Roseinatronobacter sp. S2:
- a CDS encoding CoA transferase subunit B — protein sequence MAWDRNQMAARAAQELQDGMYVNLGIGIPTLVANYIPEGVTVTLQSENGMLGIGPFPTEENVDADLINAGKQTVTALPHTAYFDSAESFAMIRGGKINMAILGAMEVAENGDIANWMIPGKLVKGMGGAMDLVAGVERIVVVMDHTNKAGESKLLKACTLPLTAQGVVKRIITNLGVLDVVEGGLKIIECADGVSEDDIRNATEAAIVN from the coding sequence ATGGCTTGGGACCGCAACCAGATGGCCGCACGCGCGGCGCAGGAACTTCAGGACGGGATGTATGTGAACCTTGGTATCGGTATTCCGACCCTGGTGGCCAATTACATCCCCGAAGGTGTGACCGTCACCCTGCAATCAGAAAACGGGATGCTGGGCATCGGCCCCTTCCCGACCGAAGAAAATGTCGATGCAGACCTGATCAATGCAGGCAAGCAAACTGTGACTGCATTGCCGCATACGGCCTATTTCGACAGCGCCGAATCCTTCGCCATGATCCGTGGTGGCAAGATCAACATGGCAATCCTTGGCGCGATGGAAGTTGCCGAAAACGGCGATATCGCAAACTGGATGATTCCGGGCAAACTGGTCAAGGGCATGGGTGGCGCTATGGACCTTGTCGCGGGCGTGGAACGCATTGTGGTGGTCATGGATCACACCAATAAAGCGGGCGAGTCCAAATTGCTGAAAGCCTGCACCCTGCCGCTGACGGCACAAGGCGTCGTCAAGCGCATCATCACCAATCTGGGTGTTCTGGATGTGGTCGAAGGTGGGTTGAAAATCATCGAATGCGCAGATGGTGTCAGCGAAGATGACATTCGCAACGCGACCGAAGCTGCAATCGTGAACTGA
- a CDS encoding CoA transferase subunit A, with translation MKKVYGSATEALDGLLFDGMTIAAGGFGLCGIPELLIDAIRDAGTKDLTIASNNAGVDDFGLGVLLKTRQVKKMMSSYVGENAEFMRQYLSGELELEFNPQGTLAERMRAGGAGIPGFYTRTGVGTRIADGKEHKEFGGETFILERGIMADLSIVKAWKADTTGNAIFRKTARNFNPPAAKCGKICVLEVEEIVEPGTLDPDHVHLPGIYVNRLIQGQHEKRIEQRTTRAA, from the coding sequence ATGAAGAAAGTCTACGGCTCTGCCACCGAGGCCCTGGACGGGCTGCTATTTGACGGGATGACCATTGCCGCAGGCGGTTTCGGTCTGTGCGGCATTCCCGAACTGCTGATTGATGCAATTCGGGATGCAGGCACGAAGGATCTGACCATCGCATCCAACAATGCAGGCGTGGATGATTTCGGCCTTGGCGTCCTTTTGAAAACCCGTCAGGTCAAGAAAATGATGTCGTCCTATGTCGGCGAGAATGCGGAATTCATGCGCCAGTATCTGAGCGGAGAGCTGGAACTGGAATTCAACCCGCAGGGCACTTTGGCCGAACGCATGCGCGCGGGCGGTGCGGGCATTCCGGGCTTTTACACGCGCACCGGCGTCGGCACCCGGATTGCCGACGGCAAAGAGCATAAGGAATTCGGCGGCGAAACCTTCATTCTGGAACGCGGAATCATGGCTGATCTGTCCATCGTCAAGGCGTGGAAGGCCGACACCACCGGCAATGCGATTTTCCGCAAGACAGCGCGCAACTTCAACCCGCCAGCCGCCAAATGCGGCAAAATCTGCGTGCTGGAGGTCGAAGAAATCGTGGAACCCGGCACCCTTGACCCGGATCATGTGCATCTGCCGGGCATCTATGTGAACCGCCTGATTCAGGGACAGCACGAAAAACGCATCGAACAGCGCACGACGCGCGCGGCTTAA
- the cobT gene encoding nicotinate-nucleotide--dimethylbenzimidazole phosphoribosyltransferase, with amino-acid sequence MTDQTPRLSPADIQRAIDTKTKPVGALGRLETLAAQIAAFRNSLTPRIDTCILTIFAADHGIAYEGVSAYPQEVTAQMMLNFLAGGAAANVFAATLNIPVQVVDAGVAGGAVAHPNLISRRIAAGSASFLTGPAMTPDQLALALAHGADIARDTTADALAFGEMGIANTATASMILHKLSGLDLHQLVGRGTGVDDAALAHKHHVLQQAAARCPDAMTPDTILAEYGGFEIAMMAGAMQHAAETGRLVLVDGFIATAAAAAALARAPHIRPALIFCHRSQETGHRAALEWLDAEPLLDLDMRLGEGTGALLAWPLVKAAAAMLCDMASFESAGVSTG; translated from the coding sequence ATGACCGACCAGACCCCCCGCCTTAGCCCTGCCGACATCCAGCGCGCGATTGACACCAAGACAAAGCCGGTTGGCGCATTGGGACGCCTTGAGACGCTGGCCGCCCAGATTGCCGCGTTTCGCAACAGCCTGACGCCGCGCATCGACACCTGCATTCTGACAATTTTTGCAGCAGATCACGGCATCGCCTATGAAGGTGTGTCTGCCTACCCGCAGGAAGTGACTGCGCAGATGATGCTGAACTTTCTGGCGGGCGGGGCCGCCGCGAATGTGTTTGCCGCAACGCTGAATATCCCTGTGCAGGTTGTCGATGCAGGTGTTGCGGGCGGCGCCGTTGCCCACCCGAACCTGATTTCACGCCGCATTGCTGCGGGCAGTGCCAGTTTTCTGACCGGTCCCGCCATGACCCCCGACCAACTGGCGCTGGCGCTGGCACATGGCGCGGATATTGCGCGCGACACGACCGCCGATGCGCTGGCTTTCGGGGAAATGGGCATTGCCAACACGGCAACCGCCAGCATGATATTGCACAAGCTGTCGGGTCTGGATTTGCACCAACTGGTTGGCCGTGGAACAGGTGTCGATGACGCCGCCCTTGCCCATAAGCACCACGTTTTGCAACAAGCCGCCGCGCGCTGCCCCGACGCCATGACGCCCGACACCATTCTGGCCGAATATGGCGGTTTTGAAATTGCTATGATGGCGGGCGCGATGCAGCATGCCGCAGAAACCGGCCGGTTGGTGCTGGTCGATGGCTTTATCGCCACTGCGGCCGCCGCCGCAGCCCTTGCGCGTGCCCCACATATTCGCCCCGCACTGATTTTCTGCCACCGGTCGCAGGAAACGGGCCATCGCGCGGCGCTGGAGTGGCTGGATGCCGAGCCCCTGCTGGATCTGGACATGCGGCTGGGCGAGGGGACGGGCGCATTGCTGGCATGGCCGCTGGTCAAGGCGGCGGCCGCAATGTTGTGCGATATGGCCAGTTTCGAAAGCGCTGGCGTAAGCACAGGCTGA
- a CDS encoding adenosylcobinamide-GDP ribazoletransferase, with the protein MASLRDMAAEYALALQFLSRLPVGRAARYSPERWAHVPRWFGLVGLVLGLVAAALLWAGAQVLPQPVAVALTLGAMMLMTGALHEDGLADAADGMGGGRTPDHALEIMRDSRIGSYGVLAVMMAVVLQAACLVLMPLSWAMGALVLAHVFSRSVMALALGQGRYLRARGAGTGLGRPLGTAGLVLISGAILCAVVIGLMLAIPLLAMVLAIVISGGAAAFWLHITRRKLAGDTGDTLGAAQVIAATACMIGVVAWV; encoded by the coding sequence ATGGCCAGTTTGCGCGACATGGCCGCTGAATATGCCCTGGCCCTGCAATTTCTAAGCCGCCTTCCGGTCGGGCGCGCCGCCCGCTACAGCCCCGAACGCTGGGCGCATGTTCCGCGCTGGTTCGGGCTGGTGGGGCTGGTGTTGGGGCTTGTTGCTGCGGCACTGCTATGGGCAGGCGCACAGGTCTTGCCGCAACCGGTGGCCGTGGCGCTGACACTTGGCGCCATGATGCTGATGACCGGTGCCTTGCACGAAGACGGGCTGGCCGATGCCGCTGACGGCATGGGCGGCGGGCGCACACCGGACCACGCGTTGGAAATCATGCGCGACAGCCGTATCGGCAGTTATGGCGTGCTTGCCGTGATGATGGCAGTGGTGTTGCAAGCGGCCTGTCTGGTTTTGATGCCGCTGTCATGGGCCATGGGGGCGCTGGTTCTGGCGCATGTGTTCAGCCGGTCCGTTATGGCGCTGGCCCTTGGGCAAGGGCGGTATTTACGCGCCCGCGGGGCAGGGACGGGCCTTGGCCGGCCCTTGGGCACAGCTGGGCTGGTGCTGATATCGGGCGCGATCCTATGTGCCGTGGTCATCGGGTTGATGTTGGCAATTCCGCTGCTGGCGATGGTGTTGGCGATTGTCATCAGCGGTGGCGCGGCTGCATTCTGGCTGCACATCACAAGGCGCAAACTGGCAGGCGACACCGGCGACACATTGGGTGCCGCGCAGGTGATTGCGGCCACGGCCTGCATGATCGGGGTGGTGGCATGGGTATGA
- a CDS encoding PAS domain-containing sensor histidine kinase yields MQLLSEFRPRHLSLLALAGLAVCIGAVLVLADSTLSMAGLAIGASLVMAAALLWAGRMVAHALHRNERLAIRTILDNSETACFLVSGSDQTIQWQNRAAIAHFGPLHDLVALLGNYCAAPVSFITQLHDQAQARGNATRYLGIGAQASRLEVVVTNGGNFLWRIPTVSAPQDQYELPLEWVLSDTSGRVRYISPLLAALYETPPEYIHDLVGQDMPDLNQASQVQLAHTSMNRLACRMEHGADTEAVVFLPAQLARAPIVDADTALNLLPVAIAHIAPDGRIAFANREARYLLHLNTHQDVAFSDRLEGLGRPIYEWMEDVRSGRLKRSTEVMRLVRPGEETYIQVSLRALASGPAGYTLAVMNDATELKSLEAKFTQSQKMQAIGQLAGGVAHDFNNLLTAISGHCELILMRHDSSDVDYPDLMQIQQNSNRAAALVRQLLAFSRKQTLQFETLDLQAALAELVHLLNRLVGAKITLSLRYAEQTINIRSDRRQFEQILVNLVVNARDAMPLGGEVVIETAMRKLPQGLRRDQATLPPGDYAVIEVRDKGQGIPKANLSKLFEPFFTTKRQGEGTGLGLSTVYGLVKQMGGFIFIDSEEGTGTTVSLYFKPQPAEATPRKAPPAKAALPAQAKRPRSLVLLVEDEAPVRSFAARALQLQGHRVLEAESGEAALQILADDDICPDLFVTDVIMPGIDGPGWVTKIRDKYPQTPVVFMSGYAEDSRSAAQARVENSVFLAKPFSLSDFTATVNAQLLQHADSKG; encoded by the coding sequence ATGCAGCTATTATCCGAATTTCGCCCGCGCCATCTGTCCTTGCTCGCTTTGGCCGGGCTTGCGGTGTGTATCGGTGCGGTTTTGGTGCTTGCCGATTCGACCCTGTCCATGGCGGGCCTTGCCATCGGGGCGTCACTTGTGATGGCCGCGGCACTTCTGTGGGCGGGCCGGATGGTTGCGCACGCGCTGCACCGGAATGAACGGCTGGCCATCAGGACAATTCTGGATAATTCCGAAACAGCGTGTTTTCTGGTTTCCGGCAGCGACCAGACCATCCAATGGCAAAACCGTGCGGCAATCGCGCATTTCGGCCCGCTGCACGACCTTGTGGCGTTGCTTGGCAATTACTGCGCGGCGCCGGTCAGTTTCATAACCCAGTTGCATGATCAGGCACAGGCACGCGGAAATGCGACCAGATATCTGGGCATCGGCGCGCAGGCGTCGCGGCTGGAAGTGGTTGTGACCAATGGCGGCAATTTCCTTTGGCGTATCCCAACCGTTTCCGCCCCGCAGGACCAGTATGAATTGCCCTTGGAATGGGTTCTGTCCGACACGTCAGGGCGGGTTCGATACATCTCCCCGTTGCTTGCGGCGCTGTATGAAACACCCCCCGAATACATTCACGACCTTGTCGGGCAGGACATGCCTGATCTGAATCAGGCGTCGCAGGTCCAGTTGGCCCACACGTCCATGAACCGCCTTGCCTGCCGGATGGAACATGGCGCGGATACCGAAGCTGTTGTTTTTCTGCCCGCGCAACTGGCCCGCGCCCCGATTGTTGATGCCGATACCGCATTGAACCTGCTGCCTGTCGCAATCGCGCATATCGCGCCGGACGGGCGCATTGCATTCGCCAACAGGGAAGCGCGTTATCTTTTGCATCTGAACACACATCAAGATGTCGCGTTCAGTGACCGGCTGGAGGGGTTGGGCAGGCCGATTTATGAATGGATGGAAGATGTCCGCTCTGGCAGGCTGAAGCGCAGCACGGAAGTCATGCGATTGGTCCGGCCCGGCGAAGAAACCTATATTCAGGTATCGCTTCGGGCGCTGGCCTCTGGCCCGGCAGGCTATACGCTTGCGGTCATGAATGACGCAACAGAACTCAAATCCCTGGAGGCCAAATTCACGCAAAGCCAGAAAATGCAGGCGATCGGGCAGCTTGCCGGTGGCGTTGCCCATGATTTCAACAATCTGCTGACCGCAATATCGGGGCATTGCGAATTGATCCTGATGCGCCATGACAGCAGTGATGTCGACTATCCAGATCTGATGCAGATCCAGCAAAACAGCAACCGCGCCGCGGCCCTTGTGCGCCAGTTGCTGGCGTTTTCACGCAAACAGACCCTTCAGTTTGAAACGCTGGATCTGCAAGCGGCACTTGCTGAACTGGTGCATCTGCTAAACCGGCTGGTCGGTGCCAAGATTACCCTGTCCTTGCGCTATGCCGAACAGACAATCAACATCCGGTCCGACAGGCGCCAGTTCGAGCAGATTCTTGTCAATCTGGTGGTGAATGCACGCGACGCCATGCCTTTGGGCGGCGAGGTGGTGATCGAAACGGCCATGCGCAAACTGCCGCAAGGGCTGCGTCGGGACCAGGCCACATTGCCGCCTGGCGACTATGCGGTAATTGAAGTGCGCGACAAGGGACAAGGCATCCCCAAGGCCAACCTGTCCAAACTGTTCGAGCCGTTTTTTACAACCAAACGCCAGGGCGAAGGCACCGGGCTGGGGTTGTCCACAGTCTATGGGCTGGTCAAGCAAATGGGTGGTTTCATCTTCATCGACAGCGAAGAAGGGACCGGAACGACCGTCAGCCTGTATTTCAAGCCACAACCCGCAGAAGCAACCCCCCGCAAGGCCCCGCCTGCGAAAGCCGCATTGCCTGCGCAGGCAAAACGCCCGCGCAGCCTTGTGCTTCTGGTCGAGGATGAAGCGCCTGTGCGGTCTTTCGCAGCGCGGGCCTTGCAGTTGCAAGGGCACCGCGTGCTGGAGGCAGAATCCGGAGAGGCTGCGTTGCAGATACTTGCGGATGACGACATCTGCCCCGATCTGTTCGTTACCGATGTAATCATGCCCGGTATTGACGGGCCGGGCTGGGTCACCAAAATACGCGACAAGTACCCGCAAACACCGGTTGTTTTCATGTCCGGCTATGCCGAAGACAGCCGGTCCGCCGCGCAGGCGAGGGTGGAAAATTCGGTCTTTCTGGCAAAACCGTTTTCGTTAAGCGATTTCACCGCGACCGTGAATGCGCAATTGTTGCAGCATGCGGATAGCAAGGGGTAA
- a CDS encoding RsmB/NOP family class I SAM-dependent RNA methyltransferase, translating into MTPAARLQATIDILDRILAGTPAEQALTGWARSSRYAGSKDRAAIRDHVFDCLRCKRSFAHLGGADTGRGLVLGLLRAQGHAPDTLFTGQGYAPQPLSPDESSPPATDPPQSTALDCPDWLADDLRDSLGAGFTPVMQALQHRAPVYLRVNLARTTRAHAAQLLARDGIETRPHPLAETALEVTENARRVRQSDSFINGLVELQDAASQAVIQSIPLTKAAHVLDYCAGGGGKALALAALGAQVTAHDANPARMKDIPERARRAGVTISMQQTPQGVFDIVLADVPCSGSGSWRRAPAGKWSLDRAALDALLQVQSTILNDASQHVRPGGQLCYVTCSLLNAENADQVTQFLNRAPQFKLALQKRLTPLDGGDGFFLAVLQHCA; encoded by the coding sequence ATGACACCTGCCGCCCGCCTGCAAGCCACCATCGACATTCTCGACCGGATTCTGGCTGGCACCCCCGCCGAGCAAGCCCTGACAGGCTGGGCCCGCAGCAGCCGTTATGCCGGGTCCAAAGACCGTGCCGCCATCCGTGACCATGTGTTTGATTGCCTGCGCTGCAAGCGCTCTTTTGCACATCTGGGCGGTGCTGACACCGGACGCGGGCTGGTGCTGGGGTTGCTGCGGGCGCAGGGCCATGCGCCGGACACGCTTTTCACCGGTCAAGGCTATGCCCCGCAGCCATTGTCCCCTGATGAATCGTCCCCGCCCGCCACTGACCCGCCGCAAAGTACCGCGCTTGATTGCCCTGATTGGCTGGCCGATGACCTGCGCGACAGTCTGGGTGCCGGTTTCACGCCGGTCATGCAGGCCCTGCAACACCGCGCCCCGGTATATCTGCGCGTCAATCTGGCGCGGACCACCCGCGCCCATGCCGCGCAGCTTCTGGCACGCGATGGCATTGAAACCCGCCCCCACCCCCTGGCCGAGACCGCACTTGAAGTGACAGAAAACGCCCGCCGCGTGCGGCAGTCGGACAGCTTTATCAACGGCTTGGTTGAATTGCAGGATGCCGCATCACAGGCTGTCATCCAGTCCATTCCCTTGACCAAAGCTGCACATGTGCTGGACTATTGCGCAGGCGGTGGCGGCAAGGCATTGGCCCTTGCAGCCCTTGGTGCACAGGTCACAGCACATGATGCGAACCCCGCCCGCATGAAGGATATTCCCGAACGCGCGCGCCGCGCTGGTGTCACAATTTCGATGCAGCAGACACCCCAGGGGGTGTTCGATATCGTGCTTGCAGATGTGCCATGTTCAGGATCAGGCAGCTGGCGGCGCGCGCCCGCCGGAAAATGGTCACTGGATCGCGCCGCCCTTGATGCGCTGCTACAGGTGCAGTCCACCATCTTGAACGACGCCAGCCAGCATGTCAGGCCGGGCGGGCAATTATGCTATGTGACATGCTCTTTGCTGAACGCAGAGAATGCAGATCAGGTCACACAATTTCTTAACCGCGCCCCCCAATTCAAGCTTGCCTTGCAAAAACGGCTCACACCATTGGACGGCGGTGACGGGTTTTTTCTGGCCGTGTTGCAACACTGCGCCTGA
- a CDS encoding PaaI family thioesterase, which yields MEMNRAALTEFLKSEFRQVADMFAIEDVRPRAVTVRLLHDERHLRPGGTVSGPAMFALADVSVYLAILSMIGPKALSVTTNCSIDFMRKPAANVDLICQARILKLGRILAVGDCLLFSDGLEDPVARASLTYSIPPNPA from the coding sequence ATGGAAATGAATCGCGCGGCGCTGACCGAATTTCTGAAATCCGAATTCCGGCAAGTCGCCGATATGTTTGCAATCGAAGATGTCCGGCCCCGCGCCGTCACTGTTCGCTTGCTGCATGATGAACGCCACCTGCGCCCGGGCGGCACTGTTTCAGGCCCGGCCATGTTCGCCTTGGCAGATGTGTCTGTCTATCTGGCGATCCTGTCCATGATCGGGCCAAAGGCGCTAAGTGTGACGACAAATTGCTCCATCGATTTCATGCGCAAACCTGCCGCGAATGTCGATCTGATCTGTCAGGCCCGCATTCTGAAACTGGGTCGCATTCTGGCGGTGGGGGATTGCCTGTTATTCTCTGACGGGCTGGAAGACCCCGTTGCGCGGGCGTCGCTGACCTATTCCATCCCGCCAAATCCCGCCTGA
- a CDS encoding enoyl-CoA hydratase: MSDAIVQCDVTAGIARVTLNSPSNLNALSDAMIAALSAQLSALSQQNDVKVIVLRGAGKAFCAGHDLKEMQAGRATDDKGAAYFADLFAHCAALMQVIPALPQPVIAEVHGIATAAGCQLVASCDMAVAAEGTRFGVNGVNIGLFCSTPMVALTRNIPRKQAFEMLTTGQFIDAARAAELGLVNRVVAADQLDSQTMALAQTVAGKLGNAVKIGKQAFYAQAEMSVADAYAHTAEVMVENMLWRDTDEGISAFLDKRKPDWAQ, encoded by the coding sequence ATGAGTGATGCAATTGTTCAATGTGACGTCACGGCAGGGATTGCGCGGGTTACGCTGAATTCCCCGTCCAATCTGAATGCGCTGTCCGATGCGATGATAGCCGCGCTGTCTGCGCAGCTTTCAGCGCTATCGCAGCAAAATGACGTCAAGGTCATTGTCTTGCGCGGTGCGGGCAAGGCGTTTTGTGCGGGACATGACCTGAAGGAAATGCAGGCCGGTCGTGCGACAGATGACAAGGGGGCGGCCTATTTCGCGGATTTGTTTGCGCACTGCGCGGCGCTGATGCAGGTGATTCCAGCGCTGCCGCAACCGGTGATCGCCGAAGTGCACGGAATTGCCACCGCCGCTGGCTGCCAGTTGGTTGCAAGCTGCGATATGGCCGTTGCTGCCGAAGGCACAAGGTTCGGGGTGAACGGGGTGAATATCGGGCTGTTTTGTTCCACGCCCATGGTCGCACTGACCCGCAACATACCGCGCAAACAGGCGTTTGAAATGCTGACCACCGGACAGTTCATCGATGCCGCGCGCGCCGCAGAACTGGGGCTGGTCAACCGGGTTGTTGCCGCCGACCAACTGGACAGCCAGACCATGGCGCTGGCGCAGACGGTTGCCGGAAAACTGGGAAATGCCGTGAAAATCGGCAAGCAGGCGTTCTATGCGCAGGCCGAAATGAGTGTGGCGGACGCCTATGCCCATACCGCCGAAGTGATGGTGGAAAACATGCTGTGGCGCGACACAGATGAAGGGATTTCTGCCTTTCTGGACAAGCGAAAACCCGATTGGGCGCAATAG